One region of Miscanthus floridulus cultivar M001 chromosome 19, ASM1932011v1, whole genome shotgun sequence genomic DNA includes:
- the LOC136528173 gene encoding berberine bridge enzyme-like Cyn d 4: MATSSRSLALALLLCALSASCHAAISYPPSAMPAAAPAKDDFLSCLTKSVSPRLLYTKSSPAYGSIWASTVRNVKFDSDKTVKPLYIITPTEAAHIQTTVACGRKHGMRVRVRSGGHDYEGLSYRSAKPETFAVVDMSTMRHLSINGRNATAWVDSGAQLGDIYYFMGKYTPRLAFPAGVCATIGVGGHFSGGGFGMMLRKHGIAVDNVIDAKVVDANGNLLDRKSMGEDYFWAIRGGGGESFGIVVSWQLKLVPVPPKVTVFQVHRGLKDGAIDLITKWQQVAPSLPEDLMIRIMAMGDTAMFEALFLGTCKDLLPLMGSRFPELGVKQADCKDMSWVQSTAYIPMGASATVNDLLNRTSSIKAFGKYKSDYVKDPIPKAVWEKIYTWLAKPGAGIMIMDPYGAKISSIPDKATPFPHRQGMLFNIQYVSYWSGEAGGAAPTQWSRDMYAFMEPYVTKNPRQAYVNYRDLDLGVNQVVGDISTYESGRVWGEKYFKCNFERLARIKAKVDPTDYFRNEQSIPPLFK; this comes from the coding sequence ATGGCGACATCAAGCAGGTCCCTTGCCTTGGCGCTCCTCTTGTGCGCCTTGTCAGCCTCCTGCCACGCCGCCATTTCCTACCCACCGTCGGCCATGCCCGCGGCCGCGCCCGCCAAAGATGACTTCCTCTCGTGCCTCACCAAGAGCGTTTCCCCGCGGCTCCTCTACACCAAGAGCTCGCCTGCGTACGGCTCCATCTGGGCGTCCACCGTCAGGAACGTCAAGTTCGACTCGGACAAGACGGTGAAGCCGCTGTACATCATCACCCCCACCGAAGCCGCCCACATCCAGACCACCGTGGCGTGCGGCCGGAAGCACGGCATGCGGGTCCGCGTGCGGAGCGGCGGGCACGACTACGAGGGCCTGTCGTACCGGTCTGCCAAGCCGGAGACATTCGCCGTGGTGGACATGTCCACGATGCGGCATTTGTCGATCAACGGCAGGAACGCCACGGCGTGGGTCGACTCCGGCGCGCAGCTCGGCGACATCTACTACTTCATGGGAAAGTACACCCCTAGGCTCGCGTTCCCGGCGGGCGTGTGCGCCACCATCGGCGTCGGGGGCCACTTCAGCGGGGGCGGCTTCGGCATGATGCTGCGCAAGCACGGCATCGCCGTGGACAACGTCATCGACGCCAAGGTGGTGGACGCCAACGGCAACCTGCTGGACAGGAAGTCCATGGGCGAGGACTACTTCTGGGCGATccggggtggcggcggcgagagCTTCGGCATCGTGGTGTCGTGGCAGCTGAAGCTCGTGCCCGTCCCACCCAAGGTGACCGTGTTCCAGGTCCACAGGGGGCTCAAGGACGGCGCCATCGACCTCATCACCAAATGGCAGCAGGTGGCGCCGTCCCTCCCCGAGGACCTCATGATCCGGATCATGGCCATGGGAGACACTGCCATGTTCGAGGCCCTGTTCCTCGGCacgtgcaaggacctcctcccgCTGATGGGCAGCCGCTTCCCGGAGCTGGGCGTGAAGCAAGCGGACTGCAAAGACATGTCGTGGGTGCAGTCCACGGCCTACATCCCCATGGGCGCGTCGGCCACCGTGAACGACCTCCTCAACCGGACGTCCAGCATCAAGGCCTTCGGCAAGTACAAGTCGGACTACGTCAAGGACCCCATCCCCAAGGCCGTGTGGGAGAAGATCTACACCTGGCTCGCCAAGCCCGGCGCCGGGATCATGATCATGGACCCCTACGGCGCCAAGATCAGCTCCATCCCGGACAAGGCGACGCCGTTCCCGCACCGGCAGGGCATGCTGTTCAACATCCAGTACGTCAGCTACTGGTCCGGCGAGGCCGGCGGGGCGGCGCCAACGCAGTGGAGCAGGGACATGTACGCGTTCATGGAGCCGTACGTGACCAAGAACCCGAGGCAGGCGTACGTGAACTACAGGGACCTGGACCTCGGCGTCAACCAGGTGGTCGGCGACATCTCCACCTACGAGAGCGGCAGGGTCTGGGGCGAGAAGTACTTCAAGTGCAACTTCGAGAGGCTCGCCAGGATCAAGGCCAAGGTGGACCCCACCGACTACTTCAGGAATGAGCAGAGCATCCCACCATTGTTCAAGTGA